The genomic region TGATGCTGGCTCTGGCCCTGCCGGCATTCGAGGAAACCAAAGGCAATTGGCGCGCCCAAAGCGACTTTGCGGTGACCTTCCTCGACCGTTACGGCAATGAGATCGGCCACCGCGGTATCATCCATGAAGACTCGGTCCCGATCGACGAATTGCCGGACCATCTCATCAAGGCGGTTCTCGCCACCGAGGATCGGCGTTTCTTCGATCACTGGGGCATCGATTTTCTCGGCCTGGCGCGCGCCATGACCGAGAATGCCCGGGCGGGCGGCGTGGTCCAGGGTGGCTCGACCCTCACCCAACAGCTTGCCAAGAACCTGTTCCTGTCGAACGAACGTACGATCGAGCGCAAGATCAAGGAGGCCTTCCTCGCCGTCTGGCTGGAATCCAACCTGTCAAAGAAGGAAATCCTGGGCCTCTACCTCGACCGCGCCTATATGGGTGGCGGTACTTTCGGAGCGGCTGCGGCCGCGCAGTTCTATTTCGGCAAGGCGATCACAGACATCAGTCTCGCCGAATCCGCCATGCTCGCCGGCCTTTTCAAGGCGCCCGCCCGCTATGCGCCACACGTGAACCTGCCGGCCGCTCGCGGCCGCGCCAACGAGGTTCTCACCAACATGGTGCAGGGTGGGCTGATGACCGAGGGCCAGGTGATTGCCGCCCGCCTCAATCCTGCAACGGTCGTCGATCGAGCCCAGGTCAAGGCGCCCGACTTCTTCCTAGACTGGGCCTTTGAAGAAGTCCAACGTATCGCCGCCCCCTTCGCGCAGCACTCTCTGATCGTGCGCACGACGATCGACATGGGCCTGCAACACGCGGCCGAGGATTCGGTCGAGTCGAGCCTCCGGCAATATGGCGAAAGTTATGAGGTGAAGCAGGGCGCTCTGGTCATGGTGGAAAACGGCGGTGCCGTACGTGCCATGGTCGGCGGCCGCGACTATGGCGAAAGCCAGTTCAATCGGGCAACAAGGGCGCTGAGGCAGCCCGGCTCCTCCTTCAAGGTCTATACCTACGCCGCGGCGATGGAAAAGGGCATGACCCCGGAGACGGTGGTGGTCGACGCTCCGATCACCTGGCGCGGCTGGTCGCCGCAGAACTACGCCCGCAAATATGCCGGTCGGATTACCTTGATGAACGCGCTGGCGAGATCGATCAATACGATCCCTGTCCGCCTCGCCAAGGACAAGCTTGGCACCGAGATCATTGCCGCCACCGCAAAGAGGATGGGCGTCGAAACCCCCATCCGCACCGACAAGACCATGCCGCTCGGCACCTCCGAAGTGACCGTGCTCGACCAGGCGACGGCCTACGCCGTCTTTCCTGCGGGCGGCCTGCAGTCGCGGCGTCATGGCATCAGCCAGATCCTCAACTATGATGGCGACATCCTTTACGATTTCGGCCGCGATGCGCCTCAGGCGCAACGGGTTCTGAGCGAACAGGCAGTCTCGTCGATGAACCGCATTCTCACCCAGATTCCGGTGATGGGCACTGCGCGGCGTGCAGCCCTCGACAACGGCATCGTCACCGGCGGCAAAACGGGGACCACGCAGGCCTATCGCGATGCCTGGTTTATCGGCTTCACCGGCGACTACACCACAGCTGTCTGGTTCGGCAATGACGACTATACATCGACCAACGAGATGACCGGCGGCTCGTTGCCGGCCATGACCTTCAAACGGCTGATGGATTATGCCGAACAGGGCATCGAGCACCGCGCGATCCCCGGCATCGACAACCCGCTTCCCGACGCGACCACGAAACCAGCAGAGGTGGCGGACGCAAAGCCCGATGAGAATGCCCTTCCGCCGCTTGTTCGCCCGCGTTCCCTCTCCGCCGAGGTGACCAGACTGTTGAAAGCGATCGGCGCGACGTTCGAAAAAGCCTCCCCGCTCAAAGCACCCGAAAAGAACTCCGGCAGGGTCGCAGTGCTTGAGACGCCTCCGGCGAGTGCCACAAGCGATTGACTTTGTAGTCAAAAATCCGTTCCTTGACGAACGAACCGCCCACGCCGCGTGGCTTTCGCACATTGCCAGGCAAACGAGATACGATAGAGCCGCTCCTTGTTTCGCATCCCCCTCCTCGTCGCTCTCGCTCTGATCGTCGCCTTTGGCGGTGGGATCACTTCAGCTGTCTGGGCGCTGAAGGCGACCGTCGGCTTCGGCTCGATCGCGATCGGCCCCTGGATCGCGTTCCCCGAGGCCCAGACGGCCTCGGCGGACCCCTACGCCAAGGCGCACCGCGCCCGCGCCGGCGAGTTGCTCTTTGGGGGCGCGGAAGGGCTGATCTTTACGGCTGCGACGGACGACAGCGGCGCCCGCCTGTCGGCCGCCTGCTCCTATGATATCTCGGGCATCACCCCGCCCGCCCGTTTCTGGACCCTCTATGCGACGACGTCGGAGGGCGTGACATTGCGGCCCGGAGCGGACCTGCCCTCCGGAGCGAACTCCTGGACGGTGCTGCGCGCCGAAGACAGCAGTTTCGTCGTTCACGCCTCGCCCGTCGCTCATCCGGAAAACTGGCTCGCCATCCGCCACAGCGGCAGCTTCAAGCTCGTACTCACCCTGCTCGATACACCGACCGCCGGTTCCTCGGGATTGATCGATCTAGCGATGCCAAAGATCGTCAAGACGGGGTGCGGAAATGCGTAGCACGCTGTTCGCCATTCTCGTCGGCCTGTTTGGCGCGGCCCTGCTGCATATCATTATCGTGCTTGCCCTGCCGCAATTCACCGGCCGGGACGCCTATACGCGGGTGCTCGGCCTCCTCGAAATGGACAGCTTCTTCCCATTGACGGCAGAGCCGGGGGCGACCGGGCTCGACAACAGCGATCCCTATCTGCGAGCCGCCGTCTGCAGCTTTTCAATCGCGGAGGCGCCCTCGCGCTTCATTGCCCGCGGCGCGGTGCCGTTCTGGTCGCTTTCAGTCTTCGACAGCAACTCGAACGAAGTGTTCAGCATGAACGACCATACGGCCGTCAACGGCAGTCTCGACTTGGTCGTCGCCACGCCTATCCAACTGGTCGAATTGCGCAAATCGCCCCCCGAAACGCTGGCTCAATCGATCATGATCGAGATGAAGGACGACGAGGGCTATGCAGTCCTGCGGGCTCTTGCCCCGCTCGACAGCTTCGAGGAACAGGTTCGCAATTTTCTCACCGAATCGAGCTGCGAGCCCTTCCGGCGTTAACGCGATACGGCCGGCACCGCCGCTTCCTGGTATCGCAGGGCTGCCCGCCCCATTACCGCGCCGCGCGTCTCACCCCTCGCGCAAAGGAAAATGCAGGCGGCGCACCAATGTCGAGGGCATATTTGATTGCCGGGCAAACCGGAAGGTCCGACATAGACCGGACGTACCCGATGACATTATGGTCGAAGATTTGGTGGAGGCGCCCGGTGTCCCGGGCATTGAAGTGACGACTTAAGTCACGCGGCCGCACCCGCGTAGGCAGCAGTGCCGCACGCTACAAATTAAATTACTGCTTCTTGATCCGTGGTCCCGTCGGCGCCTTGGGCTGTGGTCCGCGACCGTCGAGACGCTCGTAGCGGATACCTGTAAACAACAGCACAGTGGCGCTGCCCGACTTCACGGGAGGCCTTCGCGGCCTTTGGACCTTGCGATCCTGCATTCTGATTACGTCTGCCATGCTCGTCTCCGTATTTCCATGAGACGGATGAACTACCGTACCGATTTCACCCTGCCCGCGGTGGGGCTGACGCATTTTCCAAAGGCTACATTCCCTGGACAGACGCGCCCTTCTCATCTGCTCCTTCTTCCGGCGACCCCGGACGTTGTTTCGGTTCACATCAGATGCCGGACCGATGATAGCCGGTCCATCTTGATTGAGCCATAGCCTAGTTAACACTATCTTAAACTCATCGTGCTTCCCCCTTTTTGGTGATCCATTCCCCTGACCGGCACACACGCCTCCCGCGCCGAGAGATCATTCGGCTTGCATGCAGTTGTATCGGGAAGTGTGGTCAGCGCCTCGCAAGCACCCCGAACAGGAAAGCCACGCCGGCGACCGTCAGCAAGGTCGAGATCGGTTCGTCGCGAACGCGTTCCCGCACGCGCTCTGTCATCAACTCCGCCTCTCCCTGCACGACGGCCCTTGCACCGGTGCCGATGGCTGAAACCGTTTCCGTCAGCCGAGCGATCTCGGTTCTCAGGTCTGCAATCTGCGCTTCCAGTTCCGCCTGCGCGCTCGCAGTGCGTGCTTCAGCCTCCGTTTCCGCCCCGACGGCTGCCAGCTTCTTCTCCGCCATTTCGTCGCTCCTTTTCTTCGCGCGATGTCAACGCGCCTAGGGAGGATTGGTTCCCGCGAAGCGACGCAAATCGACTGAACCAAAAAGAGCGGACGGCAAATGCCGCCGCCCTCTCGAAAAACGTCTCTGGCCGTTCTCACTACCTGCGTGTCGTGCTCTGGTCTTCGAGCGGCCCGCCGCCGACAGAAGGCACGGCGCTTCAGTCGTTCTCACACAGACGGTCGTCGAAACCACACTCCGGCTGCTTCGCCCGTCTTCCGAGTGGGGTGTTCGCTGGATCAATCCGTCCCGCTCCATGCGAGCTAGCATTTGCGCCATCGGCGGCTGCTCGACCTGCTATTGACTGCCACAAACAAGGAAAGGTACGAATGTTCGTCAGCCCGTTTAACTTGCAGCTCGACACTGACGGCTCTGCCGCCGGTCAACCAGGGCGTCAGAAGGCCGCATGAATCGCCCGAGATACCTCACGATTGCCGCAGTTTTGGCAGTGGTTCATCTATTGTTGGCGTTGAGCACTCTCCTCGTCAGTTTTTCCTTGGGAATGGGGCGCTTCGACTCGGGTGGCGATATGAGCCAACTCGAAAGTTTGGCCACGGCACTTTCGGACACGCTCCTTTCGCCCATCTCACATATACAAACCAAGGGGCTATCGTCCCTGCAACAATGGGCGGTCGTGCTTGGAAACAGCATTCTTTGGGGTGCTGTTCTTGCGGTGCCAGTATGGGCAGTGGCGCGACTGGTTAGGGGGAAACGTGCTGCCTTCTGACAACGCATTCGAGCGGACCGTGAAGCACCGTGGGCCGCGTCTGGCCGCCACATAGCCTCAAACTTAGCCGTTGGGCGACAACATGAGAATGGCCTTGTCTAGACTATTGATGATGATGAAATTTATTGCGCCCGCCCTCTATATCGTGGGAGCAATCGTTATCTGGCTAGATTTTTTAAGATCGAACCCTGATGGTCTCGCCAATATTTGGATTGCAATCTACACGTTTCCAATTGTCATAATCGGCACCTTTCTACTGCAAGGCGAATTCCCATATGTGCCTGGCCGCTACTATGAAGCGCACGCCTTCTACTTCTGGCCAAGTGTTGCCCTTCTTGCACTTGCATTATTTCTAATTTTCCACGCGTTGCAAAAAATTGCCAATCCGCCGGCCCAATAGACCCAGAACTCATTCGTCAATCGACCGAACGTCTGCTTTTCAATTGTCCGACCGGCGGCACCAGTGCTTCACCGATTTGCGGATCAGATAGAAGTGCATGTGGAGTCTTTAAGGCTGACGGCAGCTCGGGCGTCCGGCCTCTGTGGATCAAAGAAAATTCCGTTTCGCCACGACAGTGCCGCAAGCCTGAATAAAGCCCCAACGTCCATAGTTAATGCTACGCTAACGTTTTAGATCTATTTTTGATGACGTGTGCCGTTCCGGGCCATCGGCGATGGCGATCGTGTTTTGCGTGCAAGGATAAATTGTGACGAACCGGTTTCGTGAGTTGGAGAGGCCGCAGACGGGCCGACTGAAGGACGTCGTGCTGATGGCGACCGTCACCGGCTTCGAGAGCCTTCGCATCCCGCGCAAGTCGGACATGAGGCAGTTTGCCGAGCTGTTCGAACCGCTTTTCCTCGGATCAAGCGACGAAGCGCGCCGGCAGGCGACCGCCGCGCTTTCGCAATGTGCGCATGTGCCCGAGCCTGTCGCGCTGCTGATCGGCAGCATGCCGATTTCCATTGCCGCTACCTTTCTGATCCGATCGAAAGCAATTTCCGATCGGGTGCTGATTTCCATCATCCGTCGGCAAGGACCGGCCCATGCCAGCGCGATCGCGCACCGGGAAAATCTTTCGCCCTCGGTCGTCGATGCCCTGGTCGAGCACCACCAGGCCATGTATCCGAGCGGGCAATCCGATGCGAATCAGCCGAGGACAAAAGCAGTAAGCCCGCCACCAGCCGGGGACAGCGCTTCTTCCGATCGCATCGCACGCGAAGAAAAGCTGCGCGAGGAAATAAAGGCATTGGCGCGGGCCGAGCCGCGAGAACGTACGTCGCGCCTTCAGCCAATCGACGAGCTCCACCAGGCGTTGCTCATGCGGTTTGCCCGCAGTGGCGAAGCGGTTCTCTTCGCGACGGCTCTCGCCGACGCATTGCGATCGAGCCGAGCGCTTGCGGAGCGGATCCTTCTCGACATTTCAGGTCAGCAACTCGCCGTGACCCTTTCTGCACTTGAGTTCCCAGCCGGCGAGATCAATTCTCTGCTCGAGGCGCTCTATCCGCACCTTTCCGAAAGGCTCGGCGGCGGCACTCGCGCCACAGCCCTGATTGAGACGGTTGCGAGGAAAGTCAGCATCGAACGGGTGGAGGCCTGGCTTCGTGCGGATGACCCTGGAGCCGGCGAGCCGGCCCGCTACGAGGCCCATTTCGCCGACAATCGTGCCTCCGATCCCCGCCAGCAGGAGGCTCGTCCAGCCGTGGCCCATCGCAGCACCGCCGAGCCCGTGCGAGGGTTCGGGAGACGCTGACCCTGCTTCGCCCCGCCTAGCGCATCGGCCCGAAAATCGGACCCGATTTTCGGAAAGCACGATGCGTAGATTCAAAGAGTTACAGCGTCCTTTGTGCGTCCTTTAGGACGCACGGCGCTGTAATGTTTCCCCATGGCTCCCTATGGCGGCTTCCTTATCGCCGGGGATCGGCATTGTCGGCCACGACCTCGAAAAGACCATCGCAATCGTCCAGTTCGATTTCGACGATCCAGCAATCAGGATCGAAGCGGATCTCGGAGGAAAGCGCGCTGTCGATGTGATCCGCGTCCACATTCTGCAATCGTATCTCGAACTTGCGGCTCGTATCGGCTTCATCGTCGAAGAAATTCTGCGGCGCGGGCGCGTAGAGGGTCTCGCCCCCGAACCGCGAGCGCTGGCGAATGAAGATCGTGCCGGCCTCTTGCGCACCCTTGCGCAGTACGGCGGCATAGCCACCGACGGCAAAGACGCGGCGTAGCAGGGAGGACACGAAGATATCGGATTTCAGGCGCATTCGAGGCTGATACACGTGAGACCACCGGCATGCAATTGCTCGGGTAAAGCGCCGCCGCTGCGGTTGCGAACTCAGGCTGCCGGCGCGGCTCAAAGCGCACCGATTTCCTTCAGCTTCTTGAGAACCTTCGCATTGGGTTCACCGGTCTGCGGCAGGCGGTAGTGCTTCTCAAAATGCCGGATGGCGGCGCGTGTCTGATCGCCGGCGACACCATCGACCACGATGTCGGCATAGGCAAGGTTGCTGAGCCCTTTCTGGATGCTCACCACCATTTCGCTCGAGGCAGGAATGTCGGCCCGAGGAAGCAATGTCCTGTCGTCTTCGGCAGTGCGGATCGCGGCAGCGACCGGATCGACCTCTGCCGGCGCAGCTTTAGGGTCTGAATAGGGACGATCGCCAGGGGTCGCGACCGCAAGTCCGGTATCGTCTGTCGCACGCAACGCCTGCAACAACTCGTCGCTCGCTTCGCCGCTTTGCATACGCCCTGCCTGTTTTTCGAAGCGCAGGATCGCGGCTGACGTTTTCGGGCCGGTACGCCCATCCGGCGCTCCATCGTAAAGACCCAGTCGCGCCAACTCTCTCTGTACGTCCGCAATAAGCGTCGAGGTGGCTGCGTGTGTGGACCAAGCATTTTTCGCCTGCTTACTCAGTTCGCCTTGTGCAGCGGTCGCATCAGCGACGTTCTCGGACCTTTCGGCGCCCTCCCGTTCGATGACAAAGGTCGTTACGTTGCGAGGCTCGACCGGCTCACCGTTGGCAGCTGCCAGGCGCTCGGCAACTTCGGGTCCGACCAGCGGAACGCGGGTGCGCAAAAGTGGCGACGGGTGGGCACCATGCTGGTACCACATGGCATTGGCAGCGACGAAACTGAAGACGACGACAAAGGCGGCCGATCCGCCTGCGCTGACAGGGTGGCGCGCCATCATTCTTCCGGCAAATGCAAGACCGCGAGCGGCGACGGCCAAGCCGCGCAGTGCGAGGCCAGGTCGATTTCGTGCCGCTCTCTCCCGCTCAGGCTGTTTGCGCTTGCGCGGAGCCATGTCCCCGGTCCTCGTTCATTCCCTCGTCCTGGAAGCCAACCTCCCCTATACGCGCCGCTCCCTCGCTGCGCTCCTTGAGCCGCGGAGGGAACTCCACTGTAACAGGAATGCTCGTTTGTTCGCCGTTCGCAATACCTGATCCGTCGCGTGGGATCGATATGACGATTACGGTCCCCTCGCCTTCGGAACTACGGATCGAAACGTTGCCCCCGTGCAGTGTGACCAACCCCTTCACCAGCGACAAACCGAGCCCGGTCCCTTCGTAGCGGCGCGTATAGTCATTCTGAATCTGGACAAAAGGTTGGCCGAGCATCTGCAACTTGTCTTCGGCAATACCGATCCCCGTGTCGCTCACGGTGAGCTTCAAGACTGCACCGTCGGTTTCGGCATCGATCATGACCAGCCCGCCCTGATTGGTAAACTTGATCGCGTTGCCGACAAGATTGATCAATATTTGCTGAAACGCGCGCTGATCGGCATTGATCTCGCCAACTGCGCGCGTGACGCGGCTTGCCAGCCTCACGCCCTTCTCGCGCGCCTGATGGGAAAGCATGGCCTCGCAAGCGGCAACGGCATCGGCCACACGGAAGGGCTCCGGAACAAGCTCGTAACGGCCAGCCTCGATCTTGCTCATATCAAGCATCGTGTTGACGACAGACAGAAGGTGAGCGCCGGATTTGTGGATCAGCGAGACGTATTCGCGCTGTCTGTCGTTCTCCAGCTTCCCGAAATATTCGCCGGCGAGCACGTCCGAAAAGCCGAGGATGGCGTTGAGCGGGGTGCGCAGTTCATGGCTGACGGCTGCGAGAAATCGCGTCTTCGCGTCGTTCGCCGATTCGGCATGGGCTGCCTTGGCGGTTGCTTCCGCCCGCAGTCGGGCTTCCTCGGAGACATCGCGGGATTGCACGACGATGGCGGTCAGCCGATCCTCGGCATCCCGGACCGGGGTCATCTCGCAACGCATGTGCACGAACTGCGTCCCCTCGGCCGGTACCGACAGCCGCTCGAGGCGGATGTCGACCGCCGATCTCTCGCCATTCTGGCGCAGCGCATCGATAGCTCTGAGGAACGTGATCCGATCGGAGACGTGGATCTGCTCGATGAACCCGCGGCCGCAAGGATCGCGCATCAGAATGAGGTGTTCGGCAGCATCGCGACCGTGCACGGATAGGACATTGCCGCGCAGGTCGTGCACCGTAACGAGACCCGCGAAGAGATCATAAGCCGCTGAAAGATCGGGAAGCGCAGCCGCAGGCTCGCGATCACCATATGCCTGACGCTCGGGGTCCCGTCCAATGGCAGCGGCCGAGGCCAGCAGCGATGCCGAAGCCCATAACGCCGTCCCCACCGGCAGGGCGGTGGAGACCGGCAACACAGCCATAAGCGCCAGTGGCACGACAGGCAGAGCCGTCAGAGAGACGGCCGCGACAGCGCGCAGACGCTTGAAGTCACGATGCGGCAGCCACGCGGCGGCAGCTTCATCCATGCGGGATGCCCATCTGCCAGCCATGTCACGCAATACATTCACGCTTTGCCCTGCCGCCTTGTTGTTTCTTTCGAGTCGATCCGGAACGCCTTTTTTCGCTTTCGCAGGGAGGTTGGCCGGGCTGTCTCGTGATGGTCCGAATCTCGCACCCCCGACTTAATGAAAGAATAAACGGGCCGCCTCTGAGCGAGCGCAAAACTGGCGAAAAATCCTGTTTTGGGGCAATTCCGGCGAGCTTCGTTCCTTGTGGTTAACGGGGCGTAAGCGTCGGATTTCCGAGGATTTTCCGGTTCTTGTTAAGAATTTGGGCAGCGTCTTTTACGCCCATCGCCCACGCCATCGGCGGTCGCTGGCCGGAACCTTGCCATGAACCTTAACGGCAATCGCTAAAATTCGAGACAAATGCCGTCTCGGATACCGAAATCGCGCATTTCATTAAAATTCGATACAAATTCCACTGGTTTTGGAAAAGCGACCTTGTGATTCCCATTTTATTCTCAGCTTCAACGCATGGAGGAACCAGACGAGTAGCCGGTTCCGGACATGCAGCGAATGCAAGCGGGCGGGCGTATCAGGCGATACCTATCGTCCGGGACTGTCGAGAAAGGTAAAATCGGCTAAAAGACCGGGACCTGCGGCAGCCGAACAAAGGTGGGCGGAAGATGTGGTTTCTCGTCAAGGCAGCATTCTGGTTTTCTCTGGTCCTGGTCCTCCTGCCGTTCCTGGATCCCTCAAGCAC from Sinorhizobium garamanticum harbors:
- a CDS encoding transglycosylase domain-containing protein, which codes for MQVDWKLAPCKYHSGQANLRDENTVQEPKKEDNRPKRRHIFLRIDSWIDSTVWNAGFRLAEWWEDTTIFFRRFRVRGWKRAVFEVLGEAATWGTAGSVLMLALALPAFEETKGNWRAQSDFAVTFLDRYGNEIGHRGIIHEDSVPIDELPDHLIKAVLATEDRRFFDHWGIDFLGLARAMTENARAGGVVQGGSTLTQQLAKNLFLSNERTIERKIKEAFLAVWLESNLSKKEILGLYLDRAYMGGGTFGAAAAAQFYFGKAITDISLAESAMLAGLFKAPARYAPHVNLPAARGRANEVLTNMVQGGLMTEGQVIAARLNPATVVDRAQVKAPDFFLDWAFEEVQRIAAPFAQHSLIVRTTIDMGLQHAAEDSVESSLRQYGESYEVKQGALVMVENGGAVRAMVGGRDYGESQFNRATRALRQPGSSFKVYTYAAAMEKGMTPETVVVDAPITWRGWSPQNYARKYAGRITLMNALARSINTIPVRLAKDKLGTEIIAATAKRMGVETPIRTDKTMPLGTSEVTVLDQATAYAVFPAGGLQSRRHGISQILNYDGDILYDFGRDAPQAQRVLSEQAVSSMNRILTQIPVMGTARRAALDNGIVTGGKTGTTQAYRDAWFIGFTGDYTTAVWFGNDDYTSTNEMTGGSLPAMTFKRLMDYAEQGIEHRAIPGIDNPLPDATTKPAEVADAKPDENALPPLVRPRSLSAEVTRLLKAIGATFEKASPLKAPEKNSGRVAVLETPPASATSD
- a CDS encoding DUF1214 domain-containing protein; this encodes MFRIPLLVALALIVAFGGGITSAVWALKATVGFGSIAIGPWIAFPEAQTASADPYAKAHRARAGELLFGGAEGLIFTAATDDSGARLSAACSYDISGITPPARFWTLYATTSEGVTLRPGADLPSGANSWTVLRAEDSSFVVHASPVAHPENWLAIRHSGSFKLVLTLLDTPTAGSSGLIDLAMPKIVKTGCGNA
- a CDS encoding DUF1254 domain-containing protein, whose protein sequence is MRSTLFAILVGLFGAALLHIIIVLALPQFTGRDAYTRVLGLLEMDSFFPLTAEPGATGLDNSDPYLRAAVCSFSIAEAPSRFIARGAVPFWSLSVFDSNSNEVFSMNDHTAVNGSLDLVVATPIQLVELRKSPPETLAQSIMIEMKDDEGYAVLRALAPLDSFEEQVRNFLTESSCEPFRR
- a CDS encoding DUF2336 domain-containing protein, with the protein product MTNRFRELERPQTGRLKDVVLMATVTGFESLRIPRKSDMRQFAELFEPLFLGSSDEARRQATAALSQCAHVPEPVALLIGSMPISIAATFLIRSKAISDRVLISIIRRQGPAHASAIAHRENLSPSVVDALVEHHQAMYPSGQSDANQPRTKAVSPPPAGDSASSDRIAREEKLREEIKALARAEPRERTSRLQPIDELHQALLMRFARSGEAVLFATALADALRSSRALAERILLDISGQQLAVTLSALEFPAGEINSLLEALYPHLSERLGGGTRATALIETVARKVSIERVEAWLRADDPGAGEPARYEAHFADNRASDPRQQEARPAVAHRSTAEPVRGFGRR
- a CDS encoding DUF1491 family protein; the protein is MRLKSDIFVSSLLRRVFAVGGYAAVLRKGAQEAGTIFIRQRSRFGGETLYAPAPQNFFDDEADTSRKFEIRLQNVDADHIDSALSSEIRFDPDCWIVEIELDDCDGLFEVVADNADPRR
- a CDS encoding peptidoglycan-binding domain-containing protein; this encodes MAPRKRKQPERERAARNRPGLALRGLAVAARGLAFAGRMMARHPVSAGGSAAFVVVFSFVAANAMWYQHGAHPSPLLRTRVPLVGPEVAERLAAANGEPVEPRNVTTFVIEREGAERSENVADATAAQGELSKQAKNAWSTHAATSTLIADVQRELARLGLYDGAPDGRTGPKTSAAILRFEKQAGRMQSGEASDELLQALRATDDTGLAVATPGDRPYSDPKAAPAEVDPVAAAIRTAEDDRTLLPRADIPASSEMVVSIQKGLSNLAYADIVVDGVAGDQTRAAIRHFEKHYRLPQTGEPNAKVLKKLKEIGAL
- a CDS encoding sensor histidine kinase, with product MAGRWASRMDEAAAAWLPHRDFKRLRAVAAVSLTALPVVPLALMAVLPVSTALPVGTALWASASLLASAAAIGRDPERQAYGDREPAAALPDLSAAYDLFAGLVTVHDLRGNVLSVHGRDAAEHLILMRDPCGRGFIEQIHVSDRITFLRAIDALRQNGERSAVDIRLERLSVPAEGTQFVHMRCEMTPVRDAEDRLTAIVVQSRDVSEEARLRAEATAKAAHAESANDAKTRFLAAVSHELRTPLNAILGFSDVLAGEYFGKLENDRQREYVSLIHKSGAHLLSVVNTMLDMSKIEAGRYELVPEPFRVADAVAACEAMLSHQAREKGVRLASRVTRAVGEINADQRAFQQILINLVGNAIKFTNQGGLVMIDAETDGAVLKLTVSDTGIGIAEDKLQMLGQPFVQIQNDYTRRYEGTGLGLSLVKGLVTLHGGNVSIRSSEGEGTVIVISIPRDGSGIANGEQTSIPVTVEFPPRLKERSEGAARIGEVGFQDEGMNEDRGHGSAQAQTA